A single region of the Paraburkholderia megapolitana genome encodes:
- a CDS encoding SDR family NAD(P)-dependent oxidoreductase yields the protein MDLHLRGKVAVLTGASVGIGLAVAESFAAEGVNLVLAARTADRLEAAAAQIATQHGVQTVPVACDVATVEGVDRLVQATVDAFGGTDILFNNAGTGSNETIMNAPDEKWQAYWDLHVMAAVRLARGLVPSMKQRGGGAILHNASICAVQPLGYEPIYNVTKAALMMFSKNLANELIGDNIRVNTINPGLVLTPDWIKTAKQLTSDSGGDWEGHLQQVADHHAPIRRFATPAELADFIVFLCSERASYSVGSTYFVDGGMLNTV from the coding sequence ATGGACCTGCATCTACGAGGAAAAGTCGCCGTACTAACCGGCGCCAGCGTCGGCATCGGACTCGCGGTAGCCGAGAGCTTCGCAGCAGAAGGCGTGAACCTCGTGCTCGCCGCGCGCACCGCCGACCGCCTCGAAGCCGCCGCCGCACAGATCGCGACGCAGCACGGCGTGCAGACCGTCCCGGTCGCCTGCGATGTCGCGACGGTCGAAGGCGTCGACCGCCTCGTGCAGGCAACCGTAGACGCATTCGGCGGCACGGACATCCTGTTCAACAACGCAGGCACCGGCAGCAACGAAACGATCATGAATGCGCCGGACGAAAAATGGCAGGCGTACTGGGACCTGCACGTGATGGCCGCCGTACGGCTCGCGCGCGGTCTCGTCCCGTCGATGAAGCAGCGCGGCGGCGGTGCGATCCTGCACAACGCATCGATCTGCGCCGTGCAGCCGCTCGGCTACGAGCCAATCTACAACGTCACCAAAGCCGCATTGATGATGTTCTCGAAGAATCTCGCGAACGAGCTGATCGGCGACAACATCCGCGTCAACACGATCAACCCGGGCCTCGTGCTGACACCCGACTGGATCAAGACGGCGAAGCAGCTCACGAGCGATTCGGGCGGCGACTGGGAAGGTCACCTGCAGCAGGTCGCCGACCATCACGCGCCGATCCGGCGCTTCGCCACGCCAGCCGAGCTGGCGGACTTCATCGTCTTTCTGTGCTCGGAGCGCGCGAGCTATAGCGTCGGTTCGACGTACTTCGTCGACGGCGGGATGCTCAACACGGTGTGA